In Chryseobacterium oranimense, a single window of DNA contains:
- the fabF gene encoding beta-ketoacyl-ACP synthase II, which yields MELKRVVVTGFGAITPIGNNAKEYWENLLKGESGAAPITLFDATNFKTKFACEVKGFDPLQHFDKKEAKKMDRNTQLGLVAAREAVAHSRIIEDNVDKNRVGVIWGSGIGGLETFETEVLGWANTEIPRFNPFFIPKMIADITPGHISIEYGFHGPNYTTVSACASSANALIDAKMIIQLGKADVIVCGGSEAAVTASGVGGFNAMMALSTRNDDPKTASRPFDKDRDGFVLGEGAGCIILEEYEHAVKRGATIYAELQGGGMSADAHHMTAPHPEGLGAYLVMKNCLEDAGLTADEVDHINMHGTSTPLGDIAESNAISKLLGEHAYDIQINSTKSMTGHLLGAAGVIEAIAALGTIIHGMVPPTINHFTDDENIDSRLNFTFNTAVKKDVKVAMSNTFGFGGHNACVLFKKI from the coding sequence ATGGAATTAAAAAGAGTAGTTGTAACCGGTTTTGGCGCAATAACACCGATTGGAAATAATGCAAAAGAATACTGGGAAAATCTTCTTAAAGGTGAGAGCGGTGCTGCTCCGATTACTCTTTTTGATGCCACAAACTTTAAAACTAAATTCGCTTGTGAAGTGAAAGGTTTCGATCCATTGCAGCATTTCGATAAGAAAGAAGCAAAAAAAATGGACCGGAATACTCAGCTTGGGCTGGTAGCCGCAAGAGAAGCGGTAGCACATTCCAGAATTATTGAAGATAATGTTGATAAAAACAGAGTCGGTGTAATCTGGGGTTCAGGAATCGGAGGCTTGGAAACTTTCGAAACTGAGGTTTTAGGATGGGCAAACACGGAAATTCCAAGATTCAACCCATTCTTTATTCCTAAAATGATTGCGGATATCACTCCTGGACATATTTCAATTGAGTATGGCTTTCACGGGCCGAACTATACTACGGTATCTGCCTGTGCATCTTCAGCCAACGCCTTGATTGATGCCAAGATGATTATCCAGCTTGGAAAAGCAGACGTTATTGTATGCGGGGGCTCTGAAGCAGCCGTAACAGCAAGTGGTGTCGGTGGATTCAATGCTATGATGGCACTTTCTACAAGAAATGACGATCCTAAAACAGCTTCAAGACCTTTTGATAAAGACAGAGATGGCTTTGTATTGGGCGAAGGAGCAGGATGTATCATCCTTGAAGAATATGAGCACGCTGTAAAACGTGGTGCAACAATTTATGCAGAATTGCAAGGTGGTGGTATGAGTGCAGACGCACATCACATGACTGCCCCGCATCCTGAAGGATTAGGCGCTTATCTGGTAATGAAAAACTGTCTGGAAGATGCAGGCTTAACTGCTGATGAAGTAGACCATATCAACATGCATGGTACCTCTACTCCATTAGGAGATATTGCAGAATCCAACGCAATTTCAAAATTATTGGGCGAGCACGCTTATGATATTCAGATTAATTCTACAAAATCAATGACCGGCCACCTTCTGGGAGCTGCCGGAGTTATTGAAGCTATCGCTGCATTGGGAACTATTATTCATGGTATGGTTCCGCCTACCATCAACCATTTTACTGATGATGAAAATATTGACAGCAGACTGAATTTCACATTCAACACCGCTGTTAAGAAAGATGTAAAAGTAGCCATGAGCAATACTTTTGGATTTGGCGGGCACAACGCTTGCGTTCTATTTAAGAAAATCTAA
- a CDS encoding acyl carrier protein, producing MSDIASRVKAIIADKLDVEETEVTPEASFTNDLGADSLDTVELIMEFEKEFNIQIPDDQAEKITTVGHAIAYIEEVVNK from the coding sequence ATGTCAGACATTGCATCAAGAGTAAAAGCTATCATCGCTGATAAGCTTGACGTTGAAGAAACAGAAGTAACTCCTGAAGCTAGCTTCACAAACGATTTAGGAGCTGACTCATTGGATACAGTTGAGTTAATCATGGAATTTGAAAAAGAATTCAATATTCAAATCCCTGATGATCAGGCTGAAAAAATTACTACTGTAGGACACGCTATCGCTTACATCGAAGAAGTAGTAAATAAATAA
- a CDS encoding cold-shock protein: MQQGTVKFFNDAKGFGFITPSNGGQDVFVHTSGLINDIRENDVVTFDLENGKKGVNAVNVRVA, translated from the coding sequence ATGCAACAAGGAACAGTAAAATTCTTTAACGATGCTAAAGGATTTGGTTTTATTACACCATCAAATGGTGGTCAGGATGTTTTCGTACATACATCAGGTTTAATTAATGATATTCGTGAAAACGATGTCGTAACATTCGATTTAGAAAACGGAAAAAAAGGCGTTAACGCAGTTAACGTGCGAGTAGCATAA
- a CDS encoding DMP19 family protein: protein MNNQELIEKTYLESTKGIREDWFISEIPHWYSYVINLPKHLQVTYLTVVLENQVLNGGFHQYFVNSYGQFAKETIDALIEIGAFKKSNLLDKALNIVKDKSISDENFRKELVNKTLKKLFIDDDLFDPLEELDDLYYETEDEDINILLGDYLSKQSKN from the coding sequence ATGAATAATCAAGAATTAATAGAAAAAACATATTTAGAATCTACAAAAGGTATTAGAGAAGATTGGTTTATTAGTGAAATACCTCACTGGTATAGTTATGTAATTAATCTTCCAAAACATTTACAAGTAACATATTTAACAGTAGTATTAGAGAATCAAGTATTGAATGGTGGATTTCACCAATACTTTGTTAATTCCTACGGACAATTTGCAAAAGAAACAATAGATGCTTTAATAGAAATAGGCGCTTTTAAAAAGTCTAATTTATTAGATAAGGCTTTAAATATTGTAAAAGATAAAAGTATCAGTGATGAAAATTTCCGCAAAGAATTAGTAAACAAAACTCTTAAAAAGCTGTTCATAGATGATGATTTATTTGATCCTTTAGAGGAATTGGATGATTTGTATTATGAAACGGAGGATGAGGATATTAATATTTTATTAGGGGATTATTTAAGTAAACAGTCGAAAAATTAA
- a CDS encoding macro domain-containing protein, with protein sequence MVTYIYEGDIFSLEGVSNFAHGCNCAGAMGKGIALQFKTKYPKMYKEYKALCQEGLFLLGDVFIYKCEAGTIFNLGTQTTWRTKADLNSIENAFEKMLSYSNLNKINKIALPKIGAGLGGLDWNDVKRIVEKLSKNYPQIDLWIVENYKSK encoded by the coding sequence ATGGTTACATATATTTATGAAGGTGATATTTTTAGCCTGGAAGGAGTTTCTAATTTTGCACATGGTTGTAACTGTGCAGGTGCTATGGGAAAAGGAATAGCATTACAATTCAAAACGAAGTACCCTAAAATGTATAAAGAATATAAAGCATTATGCCAAGAAGGTTTGTTTTTGTTAGGAGATGTTTTTATTTATAAGTGTGAAGCTGGGACTATTTTTAATTTGGGGACTCAAACTACTTGGAGAACTAAAGCTGACCTTAATTCTATTGAAAATGCTTTTGAAAAAATGTTGTCTTATTCAAATTTAAATAAAATTAATAAAATCGCATTACCTAAAATTGGAGCAGGATTAGGAGGATTAGATTGGAATGATGTAAAAAGAATAGTTGAAAAATTATCTAAAAATTACCCACAAATAGATTTGTGGATAGTTGAAAATTATAAGAGTAAATAA
- a CDS encoding DUF6443 domain-containing protein yields the protein MKKYWLFIIACLCTALPLTAQNLTQTENYIYSRTYLEPVTTSSSSAKQTQEVSYFDGLGRPKQNISIKATPSGKDLVTPVEYDAFGRQVKDMLPLPQQNTNSGGIFTSPDMTGAASIYGNASNYYGEKKLENSPLNRLEEQAAPGEPWKMGSGKTIKYTYQSNNDSEVKKFVANTTWTTVSNIAVGTPALSISAENTAYVSGGFYKAGTLYKNSITDEDGNTAVKYTNGKGQTVLVRKNDGTQNIDTYYVYNEYGQQVFVLLPAAVKAIEAENNTISTSTLDNFCYQYRYDNQDRLVEKKFPGKGWEYMVYDQQDRLVLMQDANLRTTTNNFNAKGWIFTKYDKFGRVAYSGFFANTATRQVMQYALNSMASNAQNNEKRDDLNPFVQNGENIYYTKLAFPTGSMTILSVNYYDTYPPVPSGSSPVSRPGAILGQATLTSVPVSMTVNGVTTSRSSKGLPTATYIRNIEDTNWTKDYFWYDTKGRSIGSHSINHLGGLTKTETELDFTGVPKQTITYHKRKDNETGVTVRERFDYDPQNRLVKHWHQVDSRPEELLAENTYNELSQLTNKKVGNSLQSIDYAYNIRGWLTDINKNQMALPDLGGKLFSYKVKYNQKDGIDNPDPAQFPGKTVKAKYNGNIAEIDWRAVETVGVNPSLTPKRYGYAYDPMNRLSAGFYQNPNNPYSKENTESMDYDISGNIKKLYRTSVIGSGSNTATLIDNLEYIYTGSNLNKVNDYAYNPTGYEGGGAAIGYDANGNMLSMPDKGIFPIRYNYLNLPSSMEINRNGSEYITINTKYGADGTKLRKENTTIITGFNGSTTTKKTTDYLDGFQYLLTENIGTGGGSSEDFSFSGRAMQPEAFSVDDVAISVAAKTPDLQFFLTAEGFYDYQKDQYIYQYNDLMGNVRVSFARNSAGALEIVDANDYYPFGMNHMKTGNAFFAQGSYKSYKFVGNELQETGFYDMNARFFMADLGIFGQHDPLSASTLDPYGYAYNNPILFADPSGLYGDPVNGDREPQPIGTSTNPIDVGEVVVNAPIKAMANNNLPTCTYCMTGVRQEVQEVLNLPPPPIRDMRPVLHNGSAQMMDGLLWDVAAIYLANNVKPENKYAAMAVGALAIIISRGHAADDVLKAEASIAKAEAMAAKTETNTLIHYTSEEGYKAIMESGELLPSIGVKNARHGAGQYFTDLASNELTKGQVSRRLFGVPWNTKSITHFIEIDVRGLNVVKNAPNNFLIPNTTSLPLNGIIVNHGTSIFKP from the coding sequence ATGAAAAAATATTGGTTATTTATTATAGCCTGCTTGTGTACAGCCCTGCCCTTAACTGCGCAGAACCTGACACAGACAGAAAACTATATCTACAGCAGGACCTATCTGGAGCCTGTCACCACGTCCAGCAGCAGTGCAAAACAAACCCAGGAAGTAAGTTATTTCGATGGTCTTGGAAGACCTAAACAAAATATATCCATAAAGGCAACTCCTTCAGGAAAGGATTTGGTTACTCCTGTAGAATATGATGCCTTTGGAAGACAGGTCAAAGACATGCTTCCACTACCTCAGCAGAATACAAACAGCGGGGGCATCTTCACTTCCCCTGATATGACAGGAGCGGCATCCATATATGGCAATGCTTCCAATTATTATGGAGAAAAGAAACTCGAAAACTCCCCCTTAAACAGGCTTGAAGAGCAGGCCGCTCCGGGTGAGCCCTGGAAGATGGGAAGTGGAAAAACCATTAAATATACCTATCAGTCCAATAATGATTCCGAGGTAAAGAAATTTGTAGCTAACACAACCTGGACTACCGTATCCAATATTGCAGTGGGTACACCTGCTTTAAGTATTTCTGCTGAAAATACAGCATACGTCTCAGGAGGTTTTTATAAAGCCGGAACCTTATATAAGAATTCCATAACCGATGAAGACGGAAATACTGCCGTTAAATATACCAACGGCAAAGGGCAGACAGTTTTGGTAAGAAAGAATGACGGAACCCAGAATATAGATACCTATTATGTGTATAATGAGTACGGGCAACAAGTATTTGTCCTTCTTCCTGCTGCGGTAAAAGCTATTGAAGCGGAGAATAATACCATTTCTACCTCAACACTGGATAATTTTTGCTACCAGTACCGCTATGACAACCAGGACAGACTGGTAGAAAAGAAATTCCCGGGAAAAGGTTGGGAATATATGGTATACGACCAGCAGGACAGGTTGGTGCTGATGCAGGATGCCAATCTGAGAACCACTACCAATAATTTTAATGCAAAAGGCTGGATATTTACTAAATACGACAAGTTTGGAAGAGTGGCATACTCAGGATTCTTTGCCAATACGGCTACAAGACAGGTCATGCAATATGCCTTAAACAGCATGGCCTCAAATGCCCAGAATAATGAAAAAAGGGATGATTTAAATCCTTTCGTGCAGAACGGGGAAAATATTTATTACACCAAGCTTGCCTTTCCTACAGGAAGCATGACCATTCTTTCCGTTAATTATTACGATACTTATCCTCCTGTACCTTCAGGATCGAGTCCAGTTTCAAGGCCTGGTGCTATTTTAGGACAGGCTACACTTACTTCAGTTCCGGTTTCCATGACTGTGAACGGGGTGACCACCAGCAGAAGTAGTAAAGGTCTTCCTACAGCAACCTATATAAGAAACATTGAAGATACAAACTGGACCAAAGATTATTTTTGGTATGATACAAAAGGCAGGTCCATTGGTTCCCATTCCATCAACCATTTGGGAGGATTGACCAAAACAGAAACAGAGCTTGATTTTACAGGAGTTCCTAAGCAAACTATCACTTACCACAAGAGAAAGGACAATGAAACCGGAGTTACGGTCAGAGAACGTTTTGATTACGACCCGCAAAACAGGCTGGTAAAACACTGGCATCAGGTAGACAGCAGGCCTGAAGAGCTTCTGGCTGAAAACACCTACAATGAGCTTTCACAGCTGACCAACAAAAAAGTAGGAAACAGCCTTCAAAGTATTGATTACGCTTACAATATCCGTGGGTGGCTGACAGACATCAACAAAAACCAGATGGCTCTGCCGGATCTGGGAGGAAAGCTGTTTTCCTATAAAGTAAAATACAACCAGAAAGACGGAATCGATAATCCTGATCCTGCACAGTTCCCCGGAAAGACTGTAAAGGCAAAATACAACGGAAATATTGCCGAAATAGACTGGAGGGCTGTAGAAACCGTAGGGGTAAACCCTTCCTTAACCCCGAAGAGATACGGTTATGCTTACGACCCGATGAACAGGCTTTCCGCAGGTTTTTACCAGAACCCTAATAATCCGTACAGCAAAGAAAATACGGAGTCTATGGACTATGACATCAGCGGAAATATTAAAAAGCTGTACAGGACTTCTGTCATAGGCTCCGGGAGCAATACCGCAACGCTGATCGATAACCTGGAATACATCTACACAGGCAGTAACCTAAACAAAGTAAACGATTATGCCTATAACCCGACAGGGTACGAAGGTGGAGGCGCAGCCATTGGCTATGATGCCAACGGGAATATGCTCAGTATGCCCGATAAAGGGATTTTCCCGATCAGGTACAACTACCTGAACCTTCCCAGCTCAATGGAAATCAACAGGAACGGGAGTGAATATATTACCATTAACACAAAATATGGAGCAGACGGTACAAAGCTGAGAAAAGAAAATACAACGATCATTACAGGGTTCAACGGCTCCACCACGACGAAGAAAACTACGGATTACCTGGATGGGTTTCAATATTTACTTACCGAGAACATTGGCACAGGCGGGGGCAGCTCGGAAGATTTTTCCTTTTCGGGAAGGGCAATGCAGCCGGAGGCATTTTCGGTGGATGATGTGGCCATTTCTGTAGCGGCTAAGACTCCTGACCTGCAATTTTTTCTTACTGCGGAAGGATTTTATGATTATCAGAAAGATCAGTATATTTACCAGTACAATGACCTCATGGGGAACGTGAGGGTAAGTTTCGCCAGAAACAGCGCAGGCGCTCTTGAAATAGTGGATGCCAATGATTATTATCCTTTCGGGATGAATCATATGAAGACGGGTAATGCATTTTTTGCCCAGGGAAGCTATAAGTCTTATAAGTTCGTAGGAAATGAATTACAGGAAACAGGGTTTTATGATATGAATGCCCGTTTCTTCATGGCAGATCTGGGAATATTTGGACAGCATGATCCTTTAAGTGCATCAACTCTTGATCCGTATGGGTATGCTTATAATAATCCTATATTGTTTGCAGACCCTTCAGGCTTGTATGGAGATCCTGTAAACGGTGACAGAGAACCACAACCGATAGGAACATCAACAAATCCTATTGATGTGGGTGAAGTAGTAGTGAATGCTCCAATTAAGGCAATGGCTAATAATAATCTGCCTACATGCACGTACTGTATGACGGGAGTAAGACAGGAAGTACAAGAGGTTCTTAATCTTCCACCGCCACCTATTCGAGATATGCGACCTGTTTTACATAACGGCTCTGCTCAGATGATGGACGGCTTGCTTTGGGATGTAGCTGCAATTTATTTAGCAAATAATGTAAAACCTGAAAATAAATACGCAGCAATGGCAGTCGGTGCTTTAGCTATTATTATTTCTAGGGGGCATGCGGCAGATGATGTATTGAAAGCTGAAGCATCAATTGCAAAAGCAGAAGCAATGGCAGCAAAAACAGAAACTAATACATTAATACATTATACATCTGAAGAAGGATATAAAGCTATTATGGAATCGGGAGAACTATTACCATCTATTGGTGTGAAAAATGCAAGACATGGAGCAGGCCAATATTTTACAGATTTAGCTTCAAATGAATTAACAAAAGGGCAGGTTTCAAGAAGGCTATTTGGGGTGCCTTGGAATACAAAAAGTATTACTCATTTTATTGAAATAGATGTTCGAGGATTGAATGTTGTAAAAAATGCTCCTAATAATTTTTTGATCCCAAATACAACTAGCCTTCCATTAAATGGGATTATTGTAAATCATGGTACTTCAATTTTTAAACCTTAA
- a CDS encoding T9SS type A sorting domain-containing protein produces MKKLYMSAFTMCTILGLSAQEVVWQKDIKSRTQDFLNQVTTTIDGQYLISGSSIQSSPLTGSGTSNQKQNNGYDFHLVKLNQQGEEVWEKYFSGQNHDYLSASVATQDGGFLISGTTYSGKGLDKKEDSKGGADIWLIRLNEFGDELWQKTLGTSSDEEARSVIQTTDLGFFVVGNIQNSSKGYGSKDVLIVKLDKDGKEISQLILGGKGLDEVEKMIPTKDGGALLGIYSRSTAGGSKKTENYGEGDYWIVRLNKEGKVEWEKDFGGKGDDHLRTLALTTSGYLIGGESRSERSGNKTVGIEEGTDLWLISLNERGEDLWQKSYNFGNRDILMGTSVLHSADDKSSKGILLGGYTQAEGKIQTDDETFWMLYLDQDGNEKWRKHVKGESRKREERLSDIKLNRDGSIILAGTSAEELGKENWKIVKLGDKQLDQLIEKQDIKIYPNPVSDYAYVEIGFDFKEADIMLYDMGGRQLQSLKTKNKVTKINTQNLIQGAYLVTIKTDSNKTASAKLIKK; encoded by the coding sequence ATGAAAAAACTCTACATGAGTGCATTTACGATGTGCACAATCTTGGGTCTGTCGGCTCAGGAGGTTGTCTGGCAAAAAGACATCAAATCCAGGACTCAGGATTTCTTAAACCAGGTAACCACAACTATTGATGGACAGTACCTCATTTCAGGAAGTTCAATCCAATCCAGCCCGTTGACAGGCTCAGGGACTTCAAATCAAAAGCAAAACAACGGCTACGATTTTCACCTTGTCAAATTAAACCAACAGGGAGAAGAAGTCTGGGAAAAATATTTCTCAGGTCAAAACCATGATTATCTTTCAGCTTCAGTTGCTACCCAGGATGGTGGATTTTTAATTTCCGGAACTACTTATTCTGGAAAAGGTTTAGATAAAAAAGAAGATTCCAAAGGAGGAGCAGACATATGGTTGATCAGATTAAATGAATTCGGGGATGAATTATGGCAGAAAACGTTAGGGACTTCTTCCGATGAAGAAGCCAGATCGGTTATCCAGACCACTGATTTGGGATTTTTCGTAGTCGGAAATATTCAGAATTCATCCAAAGGATATGGTTCAAAAGATGTTTTAATTGTAAAACTTGATAAGGATGGAAAAGAAATCTCCCAGTTAATTTTAGGAGGAAAAGGATTAGATGAAGTTGAAAAAATGATTCCTACTAAAGACGGTGGTGCTTTGCTAGGGATCTACTCAAGAAGCACTGCAGGAGGTTCTAAAAAAACTGAAAACTATGGCGAAGGAGATTACTGGATTGTCAGGCTTAACAAAGAAGGAAAAGTAGAATGGGAAAAGGACTTTGGAGGTAAGGGAGATGATCATCTAAGAACATTAGCCTTAACCACTTCAGGATATTTAATTGGCGGAGAATCCAGATCCGAAAGATCTGGAAACAAAACCGTAGGAATAGAAGAAGGAACGGATCTGTGGCTGATTTCTTTAAATGAAAGAGGAGAAGATCTTTGGCAGAAATCGTACAATTTTGGAAACAGGGATATTCTGATGGGAACCAGCGTACTTCATTCAGCGGATGATAAATCTTCCAAAGGGATTCTTTTGGGTGGCTATACCCAGGCAGAAGGAAAAATACAGACCGATGATGAAACCTTCTGGATGCTTTATCTGGATCAGGATGGAAATGAAAAGTGGAGAAAGCATGTAAAAGGAGAATCCAGAAAGAGAGAAGAGAGACTATCTGATATAAAACTGAACAGAGACGGATCCATTATTTTAGCTGGAACCAGTGCAGAAGAATTAGGAAAAGAGAACTGGAAAATTGTAAAGCTGGGTGATAAACAACTTGACCAGTTGATTGAAAAGCAAGACATCAAGATTTACCCGAATCCTGTTTCAGATTATGCTTATGTGGAAATAGGCTTTGATTTTAAGGAAGCTGATATTATGCTGTATGATATGGGAGGAAGGCAGCTTCAGAGTTTGAAGACAAAGAATAAGGTGACTAAGATAAACACTCAGAATCTAATTCAAGGGGCTTATCTGGTGACGATAAAAACGGATAGTAATAAAACAGCAAGTGCTAAACTAATAAAGAAATAA
- a CDS encoding helix-turn-helix domain-containing protein, which yields MKIIDENKITELKARIPVDVGNQIRKFREKKKLSQTELAELIGKDRQYLYKIEKGKVTSNVFTIALIASALDISLADLVEEIKL from the coding sequence GTGAAAATAATAGACGAAAATAAAATTACTGAATTAAAAGCCAGAATTCCTGTTGATGTCGGCAATCAGATTAGAAAGTTCCGTGAAAAAAAGAAACTTTCTCAGACTGAACTAGCTGAACTGATAGGGAAGGACAGACAATATCTCTATAAAATAGAAAAAGGGAAGGTAACTTCAAATGTTTTCACAATTGCTCTTATAGCTTCTGCCCTAGACATTTCATTGGCTGATTTGGTGGAAGAAATAAAACTTTAG
- a CDS encoding helix-turn-helix domain-containing protein — MTTIQFIGTTPDDLIREIKKEIIPELKEQLKEEFQPKEPTSYLTRNEVCEMLHIDLSTLHRWRKGGTLIAYGLGNRIYFKRNEIDEFINRNRL, encoded by the coding sequence ATGACAACGATTCAATTTATTGGAACTACACCTGATGACCTGATCAGGGAGATTAAAAAAGAAATCATTCCTGAACTTAAAGAACAACTAAAAGAGGAATTTCAGCCCAAAGAACCTACCAGCTACCTTACCCGCAATGAAGTATGTGAAATGCTTCATATTGATTTATCAACCCTTCACCGATGGAGAAAGGGCGGAACCCTGATTGCCTATGGCCTGGGAAACCGGATCTACTTTAAGAGAAACGAAATTGATGAATTTATCAACCGTAACAGGCTGTAA
- a CDS encoding RES domain-containing protein, which yields MKFEELLKDKIFELPLHQNINDNFKTFIITKLKLFLEKVNDLDPGPIHIEKNYISSDFVKEVQGKVIESLILCFEDYYNGNPFKAYEKLHTVFRNDFKDLYAIINQKEYAVNESFFRIRLSDKNYLYKRSEMFHIPFELRNKVSTQRFSIPGFPSLYLGRTIYICWEELNRPSIDKIQAIKFKNIKEIKLLDLTPPSKDCTDIHELYRFFMTFPIIMCCSVKVKDPTDTFKPEYIIPQLLLQWIRNNDRLDGIQYKSTHITSKVFNENTELINIVLPVKTSEGSGICNRLTSYFESTDVTSWNLYEFARGGQIFIYGENDAQIVNRKIPNLEIIDGKKYPYFYSTLGKLEYYLEISQTAPIL from the coding sequence ATGAAATTCGAGGAACTTTTAAAAGATAAAATTTTTGAGTTACCGTTACATCAAAATATAAACGATAATTTTAAAACATTTATTATTACTAAATTAAAACTATTTCTAGAAAAAGTTAATGATTTAGATCCAGGACCAATTCATATTGAAAAAAATTATATTTCATCGGATTTTGTAAAAGAAGTTCAAGGAAAAGTTATTGAAAGTCTTATACTTTGTTTTGAAGACTATTATAATGGGAATCCTTTCAAGGCTTATGAAAAGCTTCATACAGTCTTTCGTAATGATTTTAAAGATTTATATGCAATTATTAATCAAAAGGAATATGCAGTAAATGAAAGTTTTTTCAGAATTAGATTAAGTGATAAAAATTATCTGTACAAAAGGTCAGAAATGTTTCACATTCCTTTTGAATTAAGAAATAAAGTCTCAACCCAAAGATTTAGCATACCGGGGTTTCCTAGTTTATATCTAGGTAGAACGATTTATATCTGCTGGGAAGAATTAAATCGTCCATCAATCGATAAAATTCAGGCTATAAAATTTAAAAATATAAAAGAAATAAAACTACTTGATCTAACTCCACCTTCTAAAGATTGTACAGATATTCATGAATTATACAGATTTTTTATGACTTTCCCCATAATAATGTGCTGTAGTGTAAAGGTCAAAGACCCAACGGATACATTTAAACCTGAATATATAATTCCACAATTACTTTTGCAATGGATAAGAAATAATGATAGGTTAGATGGGATACAATATAAATCAACTCATATCACGTCAAAGGTTTTTAATGAAAATACTGAATTAATAAATATTGTACTGCCAGTAAAAACAAGTGAAGGCAGTGGAATATGTAATAGACTTACATCATATTTTGAAAGTACAGATGTAACATCTTGGAATTTATACGAATTTGCAAGAGGTGGCCAAATTTTTATTTATGGAGAAAATGATGCTCAAATTGTAAATAGGAAAATTCCAAATTTAGAAATTATTGATGGTAAAAAATATCCTTATTTTTATTCGACTTTAGGAAAATTGGAATATTATTTAGAAATAAGTCAGACAGCACCTATATTATAG